The DNA segment GTAGAGAATATGAAAGATGAAACAGTAAGTAATATGAATTTGAATGGTTGTTAATCAAAACGTATGACGTTGGTGACTCGTGGAAGAAAACACTATACAAAAAGTTATAGACTGTGTACTTGCAGTAATAAACATGTTAAAATTTGGgtctaaaaattataaaagaaaaataattgttgtttttgtgggtCTAACGTGGACAACTAAGAATCCTAACTGCATAATCAAGTTAATTCTTAACTAATCTTCATATCACTTTTATGTGATTGAAGATTCATCTAGGGATGATAATGTGTTGGGTATGGGTAGGATGTCATGTCTTCATTCTCATATTCATTTATAAAATCCATCCACATACCCATACTCATGCCCAACAGGTATTCAATTTCATCCTCATACCCGTCGGAGGATCGGATATCCATATCCTACCCATCCCCATTTATCGTATCTACCCCATACaaatacattttttaaaaatttgaattattttgattaAACTATGCTTATTTACCAGATTTTTATACCAAATAAGTATaacaaaatattgtaaataatttatttcaacATCATTATCCTACAAATTAGCTTTAGGTTTatactaataatttttattattccatccaactaacataattcaacaaaaacaaattaaattagtatttctttaatataaattaatatgtaaataaataaataaataaatatatatatatatatatatatatatatatatatatatatatatataattgggtATCGGGTCGCGTAGGGGTAGGATGTTACTACATCTGCCTCCATCCTCATATATGAGATCCCCATACTCATTTACCTATTTATTTAATCGGGTCCAAAAAACACCTTCATACCTTCCTCCAATTGGGTCGGGTATCAGATTCTCCATCGGGTTCGGAGGAAATTGACATCCCTAATCTCCGCATCAATATTCATATAATATGTTTTAATGACTTTAAAACATCCAAttattagtttatttaattcattgccAACATGTccccaaaatttaattttcatttatcGATCATTTCTCATGTCTGCCCCGGctacaaatttttttatcatgtctGGAAAATGTATGGCTGgctatttaattaatttgttgaaGATTCTCATGACGATGTATGAATGTGCTTATATATATTTGCTGATATCTGCATGCAAGATTTATCATACATACGATGAAAAAAATGGCTCAACTATAGAAGATAACATTTCATTATCTGGTTAAACCATGCATGCAATTACTTACTAGCTACGAGGCACCAAAAATTAATGGCTCTTGGAAATAATTGTTTCAATAAATAACTGGATAAGAGGCATCCATGGCTATCCCGCAAAGCCCTTTCTTAGCACCAACATCTCTCTCGAACTTGACATATCCCCCTTCGCCCCATTCCGCGCCCCAAGAGTTCTTCACAAGCCAATATTTTTTCCCGGACTTGCTTTTACCGTATCCAACAACCGTGACCCCATGATCTAGATCAGTTCCACACTCACCCGTATATATTCCACCCGCGAAAAACCGAAAAGTCGGCCCACTGGCATCAATGGCCACAGACACAGGTTGCTTTGCCACTGCCTTGAGTAACGCTGACTCGTCTTCAGACGGCACATTTTCATATCCGGTGATCTTTGCCACTCTCCAAGATTCTTTTTTCCTGTTACACATGCCATTTTCTCCTCTGTATGGATAGTTGGCTTCTGTTGAGAGGCCTTGGTGAATTATGAATTCGAAAGCTTCATTCATTAAACCTCCGTCGCACCCCTCATTGTTCTTGATATCACAATCCACCAGTTCTTGTTCCGATAAAGATACCAGTTTCCCTGTTTTAATCCCGTTGATTCCTTCCGTCGCTGCCACTGCTGAAAATGCCCAGCAACACCCTGTGTTGTGTTTTGTAAATTGATAATtaggaaaagaaaaataaatatttcatgaaTTTAATTTACTCGAATTTTGGTCTCAGTACCGCATGTAAATTGATTCTTCACAGCAGTAACAGCTCCTTTTTTCCTCCAGTCAAGGCTTGCGGGAATTGCAGTCACATTTTCATGTCTAAAGTTGGTGGAAAATGTGTTGTGGGGAGATCTCTTGTATCCGCCACGAGAAGCACGAAACTCTTCGTTTGAGACATCTGCGAATTCGTTGACGGCAAGTTTGTAAGAGTTTGTTTGGTTAAGGTTAAAGGATTCGATGAACTTCACATTTTggttgaatattttgaatctCTTGGCCTTCTCGACTTGGTCGTTGTATACACGACCATATTGCTTCATCCAGTGCTCGTGTCTCTCCGCCATGTTTCCGCGGCCTGGAATGCTTCTAGATGTTGCCACTGCCAGAGACGAATACATCCCAAGAACAGTCACAAATATTGCAAGAATAATTATTTTGCTGAATTGGAAAGCCATGGAGAATAATTATATATGTCAAATCTTAATTGTAATTAAGATGGAGATGAACAAGCAAGAATTGGGGTATTTATAGGTTGTGAATTTTTTGCATGTATTCGTGATTTTGATCATGATTTGCGGAACGAGTCTCCAGGGGCTAGATTTGAATGAATAAGATCCCGCAAGTTTTGCCTCtcataataattataattttcatttgtaactttaattcaatattttatGGTAATTCATTGTTCATTCATGCATGCAACTGCACTTACTTAAGATATGTTTTTATCAATAATAtaatcttaattttatttttaataataatattaattttattttttatttttatccatGGTTTtactttattaattttatatgatattttgataaatttagttattttttacgttatgtaaaaaaatcaattagattatttttaataattttttatgggcGAGCAAAGTTTTGGATAATACATTATATTTAGACAATGTACTTCCTGATTCTAAAAATACGAATCACAGAAAGCTAAGGATATCAGATATCAGACTCATACCTAAAACTACGCTCGAGAAAGAAtgttattattaattatgaatttCGTTTCCCAAAAATCATGGGAATCAGACATTATACCCggatcaaaatatcaaaaagaaAATAGTTTTTCAAACCCTAAAAACTTGGATATATGGATCATGCATGCTGCTCTAATTAACATATACAATTGAATACAATTTTTcatgatatcaaaataaaaattatatattcaaaagtGCTTCATAATCTGATCCAAGAAATGTCTTCTCTAGCTAGCAGCCAATGCAATACTGCATGCAGAAAATAACCAACAACTTCGTGTGTACGAAACTATGATCAATtgaaatcaaatatatatataactcagTTAAATAGAAGCATATAATTAGCATACAACATAAGCTTTATATGTGAACAACACAAATAATAGACAACCAAGTCCGGACGACGTTAAGTGTTTAATTATGAGCTTCAAGGGTGAAAGTAATTTTACACATTTAATTTTAACGTGTATACGTGCTATATAAGTGCTAACAACAATTTCCTAGGTTCTTGACCGGGCTAACAACAAAATTGAATACAAAGCTTAAGACATATTGAATATGGAAATGCATTAAGTAAAGATAAGGAATACGAGATTTTTATAGAAGTTCAAAATTAAAACTTCTACTTCTCTCCTTCTGTTTTCAGAAGGATTTTTACTAGAAGAGTGTGATTTACATAACAATTTGTACAAATTCAATCCGATAAACCCTTGAAAGAAACTCCTAGTATCTGTAGAAACTGATGGAATAATATTTCTCTGATATATTCCCAAGAATGAATACAAGAATGTTTATAAACAACTAGAAGACCTAAGagataaaagaaaaaatataattacaaaATATACAAAAGATAATATAGAATATATTCCAAGATATAGAATATATTCCAATAGGCCTCCTCAAAATGGTGAGCTCATAGAGATACCAATCTTGGAACAAAGTAGACGCAGTCGTGTACTGGGAAGCGGCTTTGTTAGAGCATCAGCCAGCTGATCGGAAGAAGAGATATGAGAACATCGAATTTGATTACTCTGAACAAGCTCTCGAACAAAGTGGTAATTCAAGGCAATATGTTTCATGCGGGAGTGAAAAACAGGATTAGCACAAAGATACGTAGCCCCAATGTTGTCACAGTATATAGAAACTGGGGAGGACCCAACATCAACCCCAAGTTCTTGAAGAAGCGATCGAACCCATTGGATTTCGGCAGCTGTAGAGGCAATGGCACGATATTCAGCCTCAGTAGAAGAGCGAGCAACAGTTCCTTGCTTTTTGGAGCTCCAGGAGATGGGAGTAGAGCCCAAGAACACAATATATGCACCAGTGGAAGTGCGATCATCAAGATCACCAGCCCAATCCGCATCACAGTAGGCATGCAAAACCAGAGAGGAACTTTTCCGAAGAAGTAGACCATAGGAACGTGCACCATTTAAGTAGCGTAGGAGACGTTTAACTGCACCCCAGTGAATGGAAGAAGGCGAGTGCAGGAACTGTGATAACTTGTTGACAGCAAAGGCAATGTCGGGACGAGTAAAAGATAGATACTGCAGACTGCCAACTGTTTGACGATACAATGTAGCATCAGCAGGGAGAGAACCATCCAGCAGGTGCAGAGACGTCGACGTGGCAAGCGGAGTAGAAACTGCTTTGGAGTCAACCATGTTAGTGCGAGTGAGAACATCAAGTAGATATTTTTTCTGCGATAGACAAAGGCCCCCTTCATAGGGAGCAACCTCCACACCTAAAAAATAAGATAAGGAACCCAGATCCTTGACAGAGAAACGACTGCTGAGGCGATCAATGAAGGTCTGGAGAGCACCAGAATTATTTCCTGTGATAATGAGATCATCAACAGAGACAAGAAGATACATAGTAATGCTGCCAGAGCGAAAAACAAATAAAGAGGTGTCAACAAGAGAGCAAGTGAAGCCAACACTGAGTACAAACTGACGAAGCGCAGTGTACCAAGCGCGcggtgcctgtttgagaccatagattgccTTGTTCAATTTACAAACATAGGCGGGGAGCGAAGTATCAACAAAACCAGGCGGTTGCGCCATATAAACACAATCGGCCAGATCACCCTGCAGGAATGCATTGTTAACATCCATTTGACGAAGAGAGCACCCATTGGAGATAGCCAGAGATAGGAGAATGCAAACAGTAGTGGGTTTCGCTACAGGACTAAAAGTGTCCGAGTAATCAAGATCAAGACGCTGATGAAAACTCTTCGCAACAAGGCGAGCCTTGTAGCGATCAACTGAGCCATCCGATTTTCGTTTAATCCAAAACACCAATTTGCAACCGACCACATTTTGAGAGACGTCAGAGGGAACAAGATCCCATGTGTGATTGCGAATAAGAGCATCAAACTCGTCAGACATGGCGGCACGCCAGCGCGGGTCCTTGAGCGCAGAAGTATAAGTGGTGGGTTCAGATGCAGTGGAATCAGGAATAACCGCGAGGGCAAA comes from the Henckelia pumila isolate YLH828 chromosome 1, ASM3356847v2, whole genome shotgun sequence genome and includes:
- the LOC140874353 gene encoding senescence-specific cysteine protease SAG39-like, coding for MAFQFSKIIILAIFVTVLGMYSSLAVATSRSIPGRGNMAERHEHWMKQYGRVYNDQVEKAKRFKIFNQNVKFIESFNLNQTNSYKLAVNEFADVSNEEFRASRGGYKRSPHNTFSTNFRHENVTAIPASLDWRKKGAVTAVKNQFTCGCCWAFSAVAATEGINGIKTGKLVSLSEQELVDCDIKNNEGCDGGLMNEAFEFIIHQGLSTEANYPYRGENGMCNRKKESWRVAKITGYENVPSEDESALLKAVAKQPVSVAIDASGPTFRFFAGGIYTGECGTDLDHGVTVVGYGKSKSGKKYWLVKNSWGAEWGEGGYVKFERDVGAKKGLCGIAMDASYPIKKASSTQQPHKHTHLLLIDRTDFWTNTRARWSEAVNEKANSLLKNNNLILVDMPKGKKTLGCKWIYKLKEMTPKLK